In one Macaca nemestrina isolate mMacNem1 chromosome 2, mMacNem.hap1, whole genome shotgun sequence genomic region, the following are encoded:
- the LOC105477447 gene encoding olfactory receptor 5K1: MAEENHTMKNEFILTGFTDHPELKTLLFVVFFAIYLITMVGNIGMMALIFTHRRFHTPMYIFLGNLALVDSCCACAITPKMLENFFSEDKRISLYECTVQFYFLCTVETADCFLLAAMAYDRYVAICSPLQYHIMMSKKLCIQMTTGAFIAGNLHSMIHVGLVFRLVFCGSNHINHFYCDILPLYRLSRVDPYINELVLFIFSGSVQVFTIGSVLISYLYILLTLFRMKSKEGRAKAFSTCASHFLSVSLFYGSLFFMYVRPNLLEEGDKDIPAAILFTIVVPLLNPFIYSLRNREVISVLRKILMKK, from the coding sequence ATGGCTGAAGAAAATCATACCATGAAAAATGAGTTTATCCTCACGGGGTTTACAGATCACCCAGAGCTGAAGACTCTGCTGTTTGTGGTGTTCTTTGCCATCTATCTGATCACCATGGTGGGGAATATTGGTATGATGGCACTGATATTTACCCACCGTCGATTTCACACACCAATGTACATCTTTCTGGGAAACCTGGCTCTTGTGGATTCTTGCTGTGCCTGTGCCATTACCCCCAAAATGTTAGAGAACTTCTTTTCTGAGGACAAAAGGATTTCCCTCTATGAATGTACAgtacagttttattttctctgcacTGTGGAAACTGCAGACTGCTTTCTTCTGGCGGCAATGGCCTATGACCGCTATGTGGCTATATGCAGCCCACTGCAGTACCACATCATGATGTCCAAGAAACTCTGCATTCAGATGACCACAGGGGCCTTCATAGCTGGAAACCTGCATTCCATGATTCATGTGGGGCTTGTATTTAGGTTAGTTTTCTGTGGATCGAATCACATCAACCACTTTTACTGTGACATTCTTCCCTTGTATAGACTCTCTCGTGTTGATCCTTATATCAATGAACTGGTTCTATTCATCTTCTCAGGTTCAGTTCAAGTCTTTACCATAGGTAGTGTCTTAATATCTTATCTCTATATTCTTCTTACTCTTTTCAGAATGAAATCCAAAGAGGGAAGGGCCAAAGCCTTTTCTACCTGTGCATCCCACTTTTTGTCAGTTTCATTATTCTATGGGTCTCTTTTCTTCATGTACGTTAGACCAAATTTGCTCGAAGAAGGGGATAAAGATATACCAGCTGCCATTTTATTTACAATAGTAGTTCCCTTACTAAATCCTTTCATTTATAGCCTGAGAAATAGGGAAGTAATAAGTGTCTTAAGAAAAATTCTGATGAAGAAATAA